A window of the Lysinibacillus irui genome harbors these coding sequences:
- the ahlS gene encoding AhlS family quorum-quenching N-acyl homoserine lactonase has protein sequence MKMIKQHPKLYVMDNGTMRMDKNYMIAMHNPATIDHPNQPNEFVEFPVYTVLIDHPEGKILFDTACNPNSMGPEGRWGEFTQKAFPINMPEECYLHHRLEELNVRPEDIKYVVASHLHLDHAGCLELFTNATIIVQEDEFNGTLQTYARNVKDGAYVWGDIDMWIKNNLQWRLIKRGEDHVKLAEGIQVLNFGSGHAWGMLGLHIQMPDTGGIILASDAIYTAESFGPPVKPPGIIYDSVGYNATVERIRRLAHETNSQVWFGHDPVQFKSFRKSTEGYYE, from the coding sequence ATGAAAATGATTAAACAACACCCAAAATTGTATGTGATGGACAATGGTACGATGCGAATGGATAAAAACTATATGATTGCGATGCATAATCCTGCAACGATCGACCATCCAAATCAGCCAAATGAATTTGTGGAATTCCCAGTTTATACTGTTCTAATTGATCATCCAGAAGGCAAAATTTTATTTGATACTGCGTGTAATCCAAACTCGATGGGACCAGAAGGACGTTGGGGTGAATTTACGCAAAAAGCATTTCCTATCAATATGCCAGAAGAATGCTATTTACATCACCGATTAGAAGAATTAAATGTTCGCCCAGAGGATATCAAATATGTCGTAGCTTCTCATTTGCATCTCGACCATGCAGGTTGCTTAGAACTGTTTACAAATGCGACGATTATAGTGCAGGAGGACGAGTTTAATGGCACATTACAAACATATGCCAGAAATGTAAAAGACGGTGCCTATGTATGGGGTGACATTGATATGTGGATTAAAAATAATCTACAATGGCGTCTCATTAAACGTGGCGAGGATCATGTGAAACTAGCAGAAGGTATACAAGTATTGAATTTTGGTAGTGGTCATGCTTGGGGCATGCTAGGGTTGCATATTCAAATGCCTGACACAGGTGGCATCATTTTAGCTTCAGATGCCATATACACAGCTGAAAGCTTTGGTCCTCCTGTCAAGCCACCAGGCATTATCTATGATTCTGTAGGCTATAATGCAACGGTTGAACGGATTCGAAGATTAGCACATGAAACAAATTCACAAGTATGGTTTGGACATGACCCTGTTCAATTCAAATCGTTTAGAAAATCGACGGAAGGCTATTACGAGTAG
- a CDS encoding aldehyde dehydrogenase family protein, translating into MKKGLWINGEWKMTAEWVEVLAPYSQEVLAQIAMATEQDVKEAIESAQAAAPQMAALTAFQRAEILEHLSTLFAENREEAASIIAMESAKPLKYAYAEIDRTIETYKFAAEEAKRLTGEMIPMDASKNGEGRFAYTIREPIGVVAAITPFNFPQNLVAHKVGPALAAGNTIVLKPATQTALSAHFLARLLAQTNLPAGAFNLVTGQGKLVGDVFLAHPNVKMITFTGSPAVGISLRNRAGLKKVTLELGSNAGVIIDEGVQLERIMDRIVMGAFSNQGQVCISLQRIYVMESMIEEFLTLLNAKIEQLTIGDPMDSQTDLAMMISQAEQQRAYQWIEEAVAEGAQVITGGRIDNHILLPTVLYNVQPQSRVSCEEIFAPVVTVNTVSTIEEAIAAINDSHYGLQAGIFTPSIQTAFQATKALQVGGVLINDVPTYRVDHMPYGGVKESGTGREGIKYALEEMTEMKLVIWNNQ; encoded by the coding sequence TTGAAAAAGGGCTTATGGATCAACGGAGAATGGAAGATGACTGCTGAATGGGTGGAGGTCCTAGCCCCTTATTCACAAGAGGTATTGGCACAAATTGCGATGGCCACAGAGCAAGATGTAAAGGAGGCCATTGAAAGTGCACAGGCCGCAGCTCCTCAAATGGCTGCATTAACGGCTTTTCAACGAGCAGAGATATTAGAGCATTTATCCACCCTTTTTGCAGAAAATCGAGAGGAAGCGGCGAGTATTATTGCTATGGAATCAGCAAAGCCGTTAAAGTATGCCTACGCTGAAATTGATCGCACAATTGAAACGTATAAATTTGCCGCTGAAGAAGCGAAGCGTCTAACTGGTGAAATGATTCCTATGGATGCATCGAAAAATGGAGAGGGGCGTTTTGCTTATACAATTCGTGAACCAATAGGTGTCGTGGCAGCGATTACCCCCTTTAACTTTCCCCAAAACCTAGTGGCCCATAAAGTAGGCCCGGCATTAGCAGCAGGCAATACAATCGTTCTAAAACCTGCCACACAAACAGCACTGTCTGCTCATTTTCTAGCTAGGTTATTGGCCCAAACTAATTTACCAGCAGGTGCCTTTAATCTCGTAACAGGTCAAGGAAAATTAGTAGGCGACGTGTTTTTAGCACATCCAAACGTTAAAATGATTACGTTTACAGGAAGCCCAGCAGTAGGGATTTCTCTACGCAATCGAGCAGGTTTGAAGAAAGTAACTTTAGAATTAGGCTCCAATGCAGGCGTAATTATTGATGAAGGGGTACAGCTCGAGCGTATTATGGATCGTATTGTAATGGGGGCATTTTCCAACCAAGGTCAAGTCTGTATTTCTCTACAGCGAATCTATGTTATGGAGAGTATGATTGAGGAATTTTTAACGCTGCTGAACGCCAAAATCGAGCAGCTGACTATTGGTGATCCAATGGATAGCCAGACAGATCTAGCAATGATGATATCACAAGCTGAACAACAGCGAGCGTATCAATGGATTGAAGAAGCGGTTGCTGAAGGAGCACAAGTGATTACTGGAGGCCGCATTGACAATCATATTTTATTGCCTACGGTTCTATATAATGTTCAACCACAGAGTCGTGTGTCTTGTGAAGAAATTTTTGCACCTGTCGTTACTGTCAATACAGTATCGACTATTGAAGAGGCGATAGCGGCTATCAATGACTCTCACTATGGTCTACAGGCGGGTATCTTCACACCTTCTATTCAGACAGCTTTTCAAGCTACGAAAGCATTGCAGGTAGGTGGGGTCCTGATTAATGATGTACCTACCTATCGAGTCGATCATATGCCATATGGTGGTGTAAAGGAAAGTGGCACTGGTCGTGAGGGTATTAAATATGCATTAGAAGAAATGACGGAAATGAAGCTAGTAATATGGAATAACCAATAA
- a CDS encoding LacI family DNA-binding transcriptional regulator, whose product MVSSKDVAKYAGVSQTTVSRVLNTPELVKPKTIEKVMKAIEELNYIPNDIARSLVQQKTGIITLISGPLHNPFFVDTTTAIVNYVNARGYKVNVYFGTEDNLNSIYNAVLETKADAIILSSMLYQDELFFKLEKRGIPFIMFNRKHQENRHFVEIDNVHAGYLAANHLLSLGHQSLCWIGGPHQMSTFYGRYQGFVQALKQHGIDDKTVPTFFTNTNKNEIERAFEELLKLDRRPTAICAATDAIAIEILNLCLERGFKVPSDFNVMGIDNVELSKHHSIALTTVGLTSEENLGFIAIEKLFEVMEKKSSCIRQTESVKLFPRNTTCKNELM is encoded by the coding sequence TTGGTATCTTCAAAAGATGTGGCAAAGTACGCTGGTGTTTCACAAACAACTGTATCGAGGGTGTTGAATACGCCAGAGCTAGTAAAGCCAAAAACAATTGAAAAAGTAATGAAGGCGATTGAGGAACTAAACTATATACCGAATGATATAGCAAGATCGCTTGTTCAGCAAAAAACAGGCATTATTACACTAATTTCAGGACCATTACATAATCCTTTTTTTGTTGATACAACAACAGCGATCGTTAATTATGTCAATGCTCGAGGCTATAAAGTCAATGTCTATTTTGGGACAGAGGACAATTTAAACTCGATCTATAATGCCGTTTTAGAAACGAAGGCGGATGCCATTATTTTATCTTCTATGCTATATCAGGATGAGCTATTTTTTAAACTAGAAAAACGCGGAATTCCCTTTATTATGTTTAATCGTAAGCATCAAGAAAATAGACATTTTGTAGAAATTGATAATGTGCATGCTGGCTATCTTGCGGCAAATCATCTCTTATCTTTAGGGCATCAATCGCTATGCTGGATAGGTGGTCCACATCAAATGAGCACCTTCTATGGTCGCTATCAAGGATTTGTCCAGGCTTTAAAGCAACATGGAATAGATGACAAAACTGTGCCTACATTTTTTACAAACACCAATAAAAATGAAATTGAACGCGCCTTTGAGGAACTATTAAAGTTGGATAGAAGACCTACAGCTATATGTGCGGCTACAGATGCTATCGCCATTGAAATATTGAATCTATGTTTAGAGAGAGGGTTCAAGGTTCCAAGCGATTTCAATGTCATGGGCATTGACAATGTTGAGCTTAGTAAACACCACTCCATTGCCTTGACGACAGTAGGTTTAACGTCAGAAGAGAACTTAGGTTTTATAGCGATTGAAAAATTATTTGAGGTTATGGAGAAAAAAAGTTCTTGCATTAGACAAACAGAGTCTGTTAAACTTTTTCCAAGAAATACAACGTGTAAAAATGAACTGATGTAA
- a CDS encoding RtcB family protein — MIEINGRFTDAKIFAQTALQTAIDQIQELTDQAFMAGTKVRIMPDYHAGKGCVIGTTIQLQNRVVPNLVGIDVGCGVFVAQLDVSTVDFAKLDSIIRTHVPSGQEIHKEVSPARQFLEFEGKQFRASGLKDEYTNLSLGTLGGGNHFIELAKDEEEQHYLLIHTGSRYVGAKVANWHQKRAYENLRRQDLTEKIAELKRLGREKDIQPMILAYKEQNPAVPKELAYLEGDYFHDYIHDMKIAQQFARMNRWTIAEIIAKQMGWHFTDTFDTIHNYIDTETMTLRKGAVRANKGEKLVIPMNMRDGSLICIGKGNAEWNYSAPHGAGRMFSRRAAKKALNMNDFKDTMQGIWTTSVNEETLDEAPMAYKPMSEIISAIGETVDIVKVIKPVYNFKASEAAKPYERKGKVDD, encoded by the coding sequence TTGATTGAAATTAATGGCCGCTTTACGGATGCAAAAATATTTGCTCAAACAGCGCTCCAAACAGCAATCGACCAAATTCAAGAATTGACAGATCAGGCGTTTATGGCTGGTACGAAAGTACGTATTATGCCAGATTATCATGCGGGCAAAGGCTGTGTCATTGGCACGACTATTCAATTGCAGAATCGTGTTGTTCCAAACCTTGTTGGAATTGATGTAGGATGTGGTGTATTTGTAGCACAATTAGATGTTTCGACTGTCGATTTTGCTAAGCTAGATTCTATCATCCGTACACATGTACCAAGTGGACAGGAGATACATAAGGAAGTATCGCCTGCCCGTCAATTTTTAGAATTTGAAGGTAAACAATTTCGAGCAAGCGGTTTGAAAGATGAGTATACCAATCTGTCATTAGGTACTCTTGGTGGTGGCAATCATTTTATCGAACTTGCCAAGGATGAAGAAGAGCAGCACTATTTACTAATTCATACAGGCTCACGCTATGTAGGAGCAAAAGTAGCTAATTGGCATCAAAAAAGAGCATATGAAAATTTACGTCGACAAGATTTGACGGAAAAAATAGCAGAGCTTAAACGACTAGGGCGAGAAAAAGATATACAACCAATGATCCTCGCCTATAAAGAACAAAATCCTGCTGTGCCGAAAGAGTTAGCCTATTTAGAGGGTGACTATTTCCATGACTATATTCATGATATGAAGATTGCTCAACAATTTGCACGTATGAATCGTTGGACTATTGCCGAAATAATCGCTAAACAGATGGGGTGGCATTTCACGGATACATTTGATACGATTCATAACTATATTGATACTGAAACAATGACACTTCGCAAAGGGGCTGTTCGAGCCAATAAAGGAGAAAAGCTAGTTATTCCGATGAACATGCGCGATGGATCACTTATTTGTATTGGAAAAGGCAATGCAGAATGGAATTATTCAGCGCCACATGGAGCAGGGCGTATGTTCTCACGACGAGCTGCTAAAAAAGCATTGAATATGAACGATTTTAAAGACACGATGCAGGGCATTTGGACAACATCCGTCAATGAGGAAACATTGGATGAGGCACCGATGGCTTATAAGCCAATGTCAGAAATAATATCGGCCATAGGAGAAACTGTAGATATTGTCAAAGTCATTAAACCTGTCTATAATTTTAAAGCGAGTGAGGCAGCAAAACCGTATGAGAGAAAGGGCAAAGTGGATGATTAG
- a CDS encoding dynamin family protein: MTNIDNTPIEYTTSANNILPQFVDQLRQLYGIIVQNTYVKDTAKHLNRIIQDANNQTMILIVGKERVGKTTLINGLLGREILSVDDQHPTGVNTFIRYGEHEEIKAYFLDGVVAIFDLSKLELLTTGDTFASQILREHLDYLEVYLKNDLLKSVTIIDSVSLEAGGGEMAYFSEALMNRVDEIFWVLRSGSMAIDAEILLLEALKNKGVEPLCVINGIDADDHAAAFVSSQQQRIGHLISDFVAVSARNALEAKQTDSHELWEKSQYEHLITEIHRFAENSDKKTYAILIRFLQWLERFRFELTVIPQRDPFQSAVENIEKYAGDTQYEFSRNQRDLAIVKEYEQEYEEVAQTFKHVQTLYQLLQTISQHDYLQDAKVDKFTEIAVYYQQMLREYRTMHSEYSREYERLDAQHKKIHGKGLMKAIFGQHTQNDFFKERVEKLNEQQVICVAQYDKVQQAEAAMLQAIQDIQPYLIELVKERMSRIEQKVQELNQQRAKEKRQLKNYAEKLNEFSCLIEAQGYIKGTLQPFLMNEEIPLKAKDLKMLEETVQAILSIDLSYNGLLTRSQMNNKMESIAIPFDVRDKHHLEVLSLKEEDVKSNDIPEIPKKLAIQYEE; this comes from the coding sequence ATGACCAACATTGACAACACGCCAATCGAATATACAACCTCAGCGAATAATATTCTGCCACAATTTGTTGATCAACTTCGACAACTATATGGCATTATTGTCCAAAATACATATGTGAAAGATACGGCTAAACATTTAAATCGTATTATTCAAGATGCCAATAATCAGACAATGATTTTAATCGTTGGAAAAGAACGTGTAGGTAAAACAACACTTATTAATGGACTGCTAGGACGTGAAATTCTTTCAGTAGATGATCAACATCCAACAGGCGTAAATACATTTATACGTTACGGCGAGCATGAGGAGATTAAAGCTTATTTTTTAGATGGTGTTGTAGCCATATTCGATCTTAGTAAATTAGAGCTATTAACTACTGGCGATACGTTTGCTTCTCAGATTTTACGTGAGCATTTGGACTATTTAGAAGTATATTTGAAAAATGATTTACTTAAATCGGTGACGATCATTGACTCTGTTTCATTAGAAGCTGGGGGAGGAGAAATGGCTTATTTCTCTGAAGCATTGATGAATAGGGTGGATGAAATTTTCTGGGTTTTACGCTCGGGCTCTATGGCTATTGACGCTGAAATATTATTGCTGGAAGCCTTAAAAAATAAAGGGGTTGAACCTTTATGTGTTATTAATGGTATTGATGCTGATGATCATGCTGCGGCATTTGTCTCCTCGCAACAACAACGAATAGGTCATTTAATTAGTGATTTTGTCGCTGTTTCAGCTAGAAATGCATTGGAAGCCAAGCAAACGGACAGTCATGAGCTTTGGGAAAAAAGCCAGTACGAACATTTAATTACTGAAATACATCGTTTTGCTGAAAATAGTGATAAAAAAACCTATGCCATTTTAATTCGCTTCTTACAATGGCTAGAACGTTTCCGCTTCGAATTAACTGTCATTCCACAACGCGATCCATTTCAATCTGCTGTTGAGAATATTGAAAAATATGCAGGCGATACCCAGTATGAATTTTCTCGCAACCAACGAGACTTGGCGATTGTCAAGGAATATGAGCAAGAATACGAAGAAGTTGCTCAAACATTTAAACATGTTCAAACATTATATCAGCTATTACAAACAATCTCACAACATGATTATTTACAGGATGCTAAGGTAGATAAGTTTACAGAAATTGCTGTTTACTATCAACAAATGTTAAGAGAATATCGTACTATGCACAGTGAGTATTCACGTGAATACGAGCGTTTAGATGCACAGCATAAAAAAATTCATGGGAAAGGGCTCATGAAGGCTATTTTTGGTCAACATACACAAAATGACTTTTTCAAAGAGCGAGTAGAAAAGTTAAATGAGCAACAAGTGATTTGTGTCGCGCAATATGACAAAGTACAACAAGCGGAAGCTGCAATGTTGCAAGCGATTCAAGACATACAGCCTTATTTAATAGAATTAGTAAAAGAGCGCATGAGTCGGATTGAACAAAAAGTGCAAGAATTAAATCAACAAAGAGCAAAAGAAAAGCGCCAATTAAAGAACTATGCTGAAAAACTAAATGAATTTTCATGTTTAATTGAAGCTCAAGGCTATATTAAAGGTACCCTTCAGCCATTTTTAATGAATGAAGAGATACCTTTGAAAGCCAAGGATCTCAAAATGCTTGAAGAAACTGTACAGGCTATTTTAAGTATCGATTTATCGTACAACGGCTTACTTACACGCAGTCAAATGAATAATAAAATGGAAAGTATCGCCATCCCTTTTGATGTAAGAGACAAGCATCATCTAGAAGTGCTTTCTTTAAAGGAAGAGGATGTAAAATCAAACGATATTCCTGAAATTCCAAAGAAATTGGCGATCCAATACGAAGAATAA
- the rbsK gene encoding ribokinase: MITVIGSLNMDLIVQMDAFPKQGETILGQAFQTVPGGKGANQAVAAARLGHEVAMIGCVGKDSFGEALRSVLQQEHIQTGAIVSSPSALTGIANILIYNNDNRIVVVPGANYELSPSHLEASKHLIQKSQMVIIQLEIPKETTAYAIRMCKEAGVPILLNPAPAANFDVQWMEDITYLTPNETECAEIFNEPIDHLLEKYPNKLIITLGSDGARYSDGTYPIHVPGYMTTAVDTTGAGDTFNGALAYALVEGQSLDEAVYFANIAASLSVEKFSAQGGMPTLDAVFARMAGF; the protein is encoded by the coding sequence ATGATTACAGTCATAGGAAGTTTAAATATGGATCTAATTGTACAAATGGATGCTTTTCCTAAGCAGGGGGAGACGATTCTAGGTCAGGCATTTCAAACGGTACCTGGTGGTAAAGGGGCCAATCAAGCAGTTGCGGCAGCCCGTCTTGGTCATGAAGTGGCAATGATCGGCTGTGTGGGTAAAGATAGCTTTGGTGAGGCATTACGGAGTGTTTTACAACAAGAACATATACAAACGGGTGCCATCGTAAGTAGTCCTTCTGCTCTGACAGGGATAGCGAATATTCTTATTTATAATAACGACAATCGCATTGTTGTTGTACCTGGAGCAAACTATGAATTATCTCCATCACATCTTGAGGCTTCCAAGCACTTAATACAAAAAAGTCAAATGGTGATCATCCAGCTTGAAATTCCAAAAGAGACGACAGCTTATGCCATTCGAATGTGTAAAGAGGCAGGTGTTCCCATACTATTAAATCCTGCACCTGCCGCAAATTTTGATGTGCAATGGATGGAGGATATTACCTATTTAACACCAAATGAAACGGAATGTGCAGAAATTTTTAATGAACCGATTGACCACCTTTTAGAAAAGTATCCAAATAAATTAATAATAACGCTCGGTAGTGATGGTGCACGTTATTCTGATGGTACCTATCCAATCCATGTGCCAGGCTATATGACGACTGCTGTGGATACAACAGGTGCTGGGGATACGTTTAATGGTGCGTTAGCTTATGCCTTAGTAGAGGGACAATCGTTGGATGAGGCTGTCTACTTTGCTAATATTGCTGCTTCTTTATCGGTAGAAAAATTTAGTGCACAAGGCGGCATGCCGACACTTGATGCTGTATTTGCACGTATGGCTGGATTTTAA
- the leuD gene encoding 3-isopropylmalate dehydratase small subunit encodes MEPINIVNSVITPLDRKNVDTDQIISKEFLKRIERTGFGQFLFYHWRYDAQDNEIKDFVLNKPEFKESKILVAQDNFGCGSSREHAPWAILDYGFNVVIAPSFADIFHNNCFKNGILPIKLTEAECDEILAKGLAKPYTMEVNLAEQTVTGEDGKVYHFTIDPYYKETLLNGWDEIALTFKYEEHIAAYEAKRVAF; translated from the coding sequence ATGGAACCAATTAATATCGTTAATAGTGTCATCACACCACTTGATCGTAAAAATGTTGATACAGATCAAATTATTTCAAAAGAATTTCTTAAACGTATTGAGCGCACAGGATTTGGACAATTTTTATTTTATCACTGGCGTTACGATGCACAAGACAATGAGATCAAAGACTTTGTTTTAAATAAACCTGAATTTAAAGAATCCAAAATTTTAGTGGCGCAAGATAATTTTGGCTGCGGTTCATCCCGCGAACACGCACCATGGGCCATCTTAGATTATGGCTTTAACGTGGTGATTGCCCCTTCTTTCGCAGATATCTTCCATAATAACTGCTTTAAAAATGGCATTCTACCTATTAAGTTAACAGAAGCAGAATGTGATGAAATTCTGGCTAAGGGATTAGCAAAGCCATATACAATGGAAGTAAATCTTGCTGAGCAAACAGTGACAGGTGAAGATGGTAAAGTTTATCATTTCACAATTGATCCGTACTATAAGGAAACATTACTAAATGGTTGGGATGAAATTGCTTTAACCTTTAAATACGAAGAACATATTGCTGCCTATGAGGCAAAGCGGGTAGCATTCTAA
- the leuC gene encoding 3-isopropylmalate dehydratase large subunit, whose translation MGKNIIEKIWDKHVVYQEEGKPDLLYIDLHLIHEVTSPQAFEGLRLNGRKVRRPDLSFATMDHNVPTKNLPTIHDPIARNQIETLAKNAKEFGVELAGMGHPDQGIVHVIGPELGLTQPGKTIVCGDSHTSTHGAFGAIAFGIGTSEVEHVLSTQTLWQNKPKTMEIRVEGELPVGVAAKDIILAIIAKFGIGVGTGHIVEFTGEAIHKLSMEERMTICNMSIEAGAKAGLISPDQTTVDYIRGRKYAPQGEKLEEAAAYWLSLASDEDATYDTVRIINAEEIEPIITWGTNPSMGTGVSGHVPTQADYEDESDKAALQKALAYMGLEEGQPLTSIDIQHVFIGSCTNSRISDLRAAASVIQGRKVHDNVTAIVVPGSHTTKKQAEEEGLDKIFIEAGFEWRESGCSMCLAMNDDVVPAGERCASTSNRNFEGRQGAGSRTHLVSPPMAAAAAIAGHFVDVREFVKETV comes from the coding sequence ATGGGTAAAAATATAATTGAAAAGATTTGGGATAAACATGTAGTTTATCAGGAAGAGGGCAAACCGGACCTGTTATATATTGATCTTCATTTAATTCATGAAGTAACATCTCCGCAAGCTTTTGAAGGTCTACGTTTGAACGGACGCAAAGTGCGTCGTCCTGATTTAAGCTTTGCGACAATGGATCATAACGTACCAACGAAAAATTTACCGACAATTCATGATCCTATTGCACGCAACCAAATCGAAACATTGGCTAAAAATGCAAAAGAGTTTGGTGTTGAGCTAGCAGGAATGGGTCATCCTGACCAAGGGATTGTACACGTTATTGGGCCAGAGCTGGGATTAACACAACCAGGGAAAACTATCGTTTGTGGCGATTCTCATACATCAACTCACGGTGCCTTTGGTGCGATTGCTTTCGGGATTGGTACATCAGAGGTTGAGCATGTCTTATCAACACAAACTTTATGGCAAAATAAGCCGAAAACGATGGAAATTCGTGTTGAAGGGGAGCTACCAGTTGGGGTAGCTGCAAAGGATATTATTTTAGCCATTATTGCAAAGTTTGGTATTGGTGTTGGCACTGGGCATATTGTGGAATTCACTGGAGAGGCTATCCATAAATTGTCTATGGAAGAACGGATGACAATCTGTAATATGTCGATTGAGGCAGGAGCGAAAGCTGGGCTGATTTCACCTGATCAAACAACAGTGGATTATATTCGTGGTCGCAAATATGCGCCACAAGGTGAAAAATTGGAGGAAGCAGCCGCTTATTGGTTAAGTTTGGCTTCCGATGAGGATGCTACGTACGACACAGTTCGTATCATAAATGCAGAAGAAATCGAACCAATCATTACATGGGGCACAAATCCATCGATGGGTACGGGTGTTTCTGGTCATGTTCCAACACAAGCAGATTATGAGGATGAATCTGATAAGGCAGCTCTTCAAAAAGCTTTAGCCTATATGGGCTTAGAGGAAGGGCAACCTTTAACATCTATTGATATTCAGCATGTCTTTATTGGCTCCTGTACAAACTCACGCATTAGTGATTTACGCGCAGCTGCTAGTGTCATTCAGGGACGTAAGGTGCATGATAATGTAACAGCAATTGTTGTGCCGGGTTCACATACGACGAAGAAGCAAGCAGAGGAAGAGGGCTTGGATAAAATCTTTATCGAGGCAGGCTTTGAATGGAGAGAGTCAGGTTGCTCCATGTGCCTAGCGATGAATGATGATGTTGTACCAGCTGGTGAACGCTGTGCCTCTACATCCAATCGCAACTTTGAAGGACGTCAGGGAGCGGGTTCTCGTACACATTTAGTATCACCACCGATGGCAGCTGCAGCTGCGATTGCAGGTCATTTTGTGGATGTACGTGAATTTGTGAAGGAAACTGTGTAA
- the leuB gene encoding 3-isopropylmalate dehydrogenase codes for MEKKITVLPGDGIGPEVVASAVRVLQVIGKRFNHTFHLGYATIGGAAIDQHNNPLPEETIEMCENSDAILLGAVGGPKWDQNPPELRPEKGLLRIRKHFDLFANLRPVKAFPSLLDASPLKREVAENVDLMIVRELTGGVYFGEPRMRTENGAIDTTVYSKAEVERIVENAFELARLRGGKLCSVDKANVLETSRLWREVVEAKKKDYPDVIVEHNLVDSVAMKLITNPGHYDVVVTENMFGDILSDEASVITGSLGVLPSASIRGDNFGLYEPVHGSAPEIAGQGVANPAATILSVAMMLQYSFGLKEEAAEIERAVSAVFDDGYFTADLARDGSRILSTNEWTDKVINEIDTSFVSQSIMTTYI; via the coding sequence ATGGAGAAAAAAATTACAGTCCTTCCTGGTGACGGGATTGGGCCAGAGGTTGTTGCTTCTGCTGTACGTGTACTACAAGTGATTGGTAAACGATTTAATCATACATTTCATTTAGGATATGCAACAATTGGGGGTGCTGCCATTGATCAGCACAACAATCCATTACCAGAAGAAACAATCGAGATGTGTGAAAATAGCGATGCGATTCTATTAGGAGCTGTTGGTGGACCAAAATGGGATCAAAACCCACCTGAATTACGCCCAGAAAAAGGGTTATTGCGTATTCGCAAACACTTCGATTTATTTGCAAATCTACGTCCAGTAAAGGCGTTCCCGAGTTTACTAGATGCTTCACCATTAAAACGTGAAGTAGCTGAAAACGTTGATTTAATGATTGTTCGTGAACTAACAGGCGGCGTATACTTCGGGGAACCACGTATGCGTACTGAAAATGGCGCAATTGATACAACTGTTTATTCAAAAGCAGAGGTGGAGCGTATCGTTGAAAATGCCTTTGAGCTAGCACGTTTACGTGGAGGCAAATTATGCTCTGTTGATAAGGCGAATGTTCTTGAAACAAGTCGCTTATGGCGTGAAGTCGTAGAAGCAAAGAAAAAAGACTATCCAGATGTCATCGTAGAACATAATCTAGTCGACTCTGTTGCGATGAAACTAATTACAAATCCTGGTCACTATGATGTAGTAGTCACTGAAAATATGTTTGGTGATATTTTAAGTGATGAAGCGTCAGTTATTACTGGTTCTTTGGGCGTCCTTCCATCGGCATCTATTCGTGGTGATAATTTTGGCTTATATGAACCTGTACATGGATCAGCTCCGGAAATTGCAGGGCAAGGAGTAGCAAACCCTGCGGCAACAATTCTATCTGTTGCGATGATGCTACAATATTCCTTTGGCCTGAAAGAAGAGGCGGCAGAAATTGAGCGTGCTGTTAGTGCAGTATTTGATGATGGTTACTTTACAGCAGATCTTGCTCGTGACGGCAGCCGCATTTTATCAACAAATGAATGGACAGATAAAGTGATTAACGAAATTGATACTAGTTTTGTTTCACAAAGTATTATGACAACATATATTTAA